A portion of the Manihot esculenta cultivar AM560-2 chromosome 2, M.esculenta_v8, whole genome shotgun sequence genome contains these proteins:
- the LOC110609730 gene encoding pathogenesis-related thaumatin-like protein 3.5 isoform X1 yields the protein MASLKVLLPLLSILLIISSEMKVIEGVRIFTIINDCKETVWPAITPGDNFNGGGFALTPGQSIVFNAPVGWVGRIWARTGCNFDKNGNGSCQTGACGTSLKCKASGQTPASLAEFTLAAVDYYDVSLVDGFNLPLVVTPINGQGNCSVAGCDMDLRSNCPSELAMKRKGKIIGCRSACDVFNTDEYCCKGVYGNPVICKPTYYSNKFKEACPTAYSYAYDDPTSIFTCSGTDYVITFCASRNQQVCTYHDKKLVCGGSQGLKSLIGRWWALMLTLPLMVNWWIV from the exons ATGGCAAGTCTCAAGGTGCTCTTACCACTTCTCTCTATTCTGCTCATCATTTCCTCAG AGATGAAAGTGATTGAAGGTGTCCGAATCTTTACCATAATTAACGACTGCAAGGAGACAGTATGGCCTGCAATAACTCCAGGTGACAACTTCAATGGAGGTGGATTTGCATTAACACCAGGACAATCCATTGTTTTCAATGCCCCGGTTGGATGGGTTGGTAGAATATGGGCTCGAACCGGTTGCAATTTCGACAAAAACGGCAACGGATCATGTCAAACCGGTGCTTGTGGCACATCCTTAAAGTGTAAGGCTTCAGGTCAAACTCCAGCTTCACTAGCTGAATTCACTTTGGCAGCAGTCGATTACTACGATGTTAGCTTAGTGGATGGGTTCAATTTGCCATTAGTCGTAACACCGATCAACGGTCAAGGAAATTGCAGCGTCGCCGGATGTGATATGGACTTAAGATCTAACTGCCCGTCGGAGCTTGCCATGAAGAGAAAAGGGAAGATTATCGGCTGCCGGAGTGCATGTGATGTGTTTAACACTGATGAGTATTGCTGTAAAGGAGTTTATGGGAATCCTGTAATTTGCAAACCCACGTATTACTCCAATAAGTTTAAGGAAGCTTGCCCTACTGCTTACAGTTATGCATACGATGATCCCACGAGCATTTTTACTTGCTCTGGAACTGATTATGTTATCACTTTTTGTGCATCTAG gaaCCAACAGGTTTGCACTTACCATGATAAGAAGCTTGTTTGTGGTGGATCTCAAGGATTAAAATCTTTGATTGGAAGATGGTGGGCTCTCATGCTTACATTGCCATTAATGGTTAATTGGTGGATTGTATAG
- the LOC110609730 gene encoding pathogenesis-related thaumatin-like protein 3.5 isoform X2 has product MASLKVLLPLLSILLIISSEMKVIEGVRIFTIINDCKETVWPAITPGDNFNGGGFALTPGQSIVFNAPVGWVGRIWARTGCNFDKNGNGSCQTGACGTSLKCKASGQTPASLAEFTLAAVDYYDVSLVDGFNLPLVVTPINGQGNCSVAGCDMDLRSNCPSELAMKRKGKIIGCRSACDVFNTDEYCCKGVYGNPVICKPTYYSNKFKEACPTAYSYAYDDPTSIFTCSGTDYVITFCASR; this is encoded by the exons ATGGCAAGTCTCAAGGTGCTCTTACCACTTCTCTCTATTCTGCTCATCATTTCCTCAG AGATGAAAGTGATTGAAGGTGTCCGAATCTTTACCATAATTAACGACTGCAAGGAGACAGTATGGCCTGCAATAACTCCAGGTGACAACTTCAATGGAGGTGGATTTGCATTAACACCAGGACAATCCATTGTTTTCAATGCCCCGGTTGGATGGGTTGGTAGAATATGGGCTCGAACCGGTTGCAATTTCGACAAAAACGGCAACGGATCATGTCAAACCGGTGCTTGTGGCACATCCTTAAAGTGTAAGGCTTCAGGTCAAACTCCAGCTTCACTAGCTGAATTCACTTTGGCAGCAGTCGATTACTACGATGTTAGCTTAGTGGATGGGTTCAATTTGCCATTAGTCGTAACACCGATCAACGGTCAAGGAAATTGCAGCGTCGCCGGATGTGATATGGACTTAAGATCTAACTGCCCGTCGGAGCTTGCCATGAAGAGAAAAGGGAAGATTATCGGCTGCCGGAGTGCATGTGATGTGTTTAACACTGATGAGTATTGCTGTAAAGGAGTTTATGGGAATCCTGTAATTTGCAAACCCACGTATTACTCCAATAAGTTTAAGGAAGCTTGCCCTACTGCTTACAGTTATGCATACGATGATCCCACGAGCATTTTTACTTGCTCTGGAACTGATTATGTTATCACTTTTTGTGCATCTAGGTGA